Proteins from one Mesorhizobium sp. M9A.F.Ca.ET.002.03.1.2 genomic window:
- a CDS encoding IS110 family transposase: MDMIVQNYVGCDISKQWLDFFDETSNRYQRIANQADAIAAYVAGLDPSRDFIVMEATGVHDRLLRHALAKAGVPFSRHNPAHTHPYAKSTRRRAKTDRLDARMLSGYGRRYQPAPEPGPCEENERLQSLARHRDQLVDMRARLKKLLGEAFEETVVAELEDMIAGFDTRIKALESRIAKVIRQSEDTARDYTLMISVPGVSKISALSLLAHLPELGQRSPKSIAALAGLAPFDNKSGKLQRRSQIQGGRSRVRRALYMAALSAIRACDRFRAFYTDLAARSGSKKLAIIAVARKLLVVLNAIIRDKTAFA, translated from the coding sequence ATGGACATGATAGTGCAGAACTATGTCGGCTGCGACATCTCCAAGCAGTGGCTCGATTTTTTTGATGAGACAAGCAACCGATATCAGCGCATCGCCAACCAGGCCGATGCGATCGCTGCCTATGTGGCGGGCCTCGACCCCAGTCGAGACTTCATCGTCATGGAGGCGACAGGCGTCCATGACCGGCTGCTGCGCCACGCGCTGGCCAAGGCAGGCGTTCCATTCTCCCGGCACAACCCGGCGCACACTCACCCCTATGCCAAGTCGACGAGACGGCGAGCCAAGACGGATCGTCTCGATGCCAGGATGCTGAGCGGCTATGGCCGCCGCTATCAGCCTGCACCCGAGCCGGGGCCGTGCGAAGAAAACGAGCGACTTCAATCGCTTGCCCGTCACCGTGACCAACTGGTCGATATGCGGGCAAGGCTGAAGAAGCTCCTCGGTGAGGCCTTCGAGGAGACTGTCGTTGCCGAGCTGGAAGACATGATTGCCGGCTTCGACACACGCATCAAAGCGCTCGAGAGCCGGATCGCCAAAGTCATTCGTCAATCCGAGGACACCGCCCGCGATTATACGCTGATGATCTCCGTGCCCGGTGTCTCCAAGATCAGCGCGCTCTCGCTCCTAGCGCACCTGCCAGAGCTCGGCCAGCGCTCGCCTAAGTCGATCGCGGCACTCGCCGGCCTTGCCCCGTTCGATAATAAGAGCGGTAAGCTCCAACGCAGGAGCCAGATCCAGGGCGGTCGATCGCGTGTGCGTCGGGCTCTCTATATGGCGGCGCTGAGCGCCATCCGAGCCTGTGACCGCTTCAGAGCTTTCTACACCGACCTTGCAGCCCGCTCAGGCTCCAAGAAACTGGCCATCATCGCCGTCGCAAGGAAGCTCCTGGTCGTCCTCAACGCCATCATCCGC